A single Leptospira barantonii DNA region contains:
- a CDS encoding nitrilase-related carbon-nitrogen hydrolase encodes MNFLKRSPLPLLFCFVLLYTIWSFIGRSPGEEKTDSRLERIESVGRDIQKGNLLGIQPWMFPGDYSSERNFLAKIDSYLIQADRAKFLNPKTIVVFPEYLGTWLVIAEEKNSVARSEKIEDAMQTLVLSNPIFFIRSLLSARGADGVRDALFRMKSDRMSSIYSNVFSSLARKYKITIVAGSILLPEPTIESGRIRIGTGSLKNVSFVFLPDGSVAENSPQKIYPIEDEKPFVAASPRENLRSIQSPAGRIGVLVCADSWYPEVYETFKKQNVDFIVVPSYVAPNGAMSEIWKGYNGSSNPADVRSEDIGKIVEGEAWLKYAMAGRLSKSGATHGINVFLRGSLWDLGSDGETILVQHSQVKTFPKIEGASIVNLWLN; translated from the coding sequence ATGAATTTCCTCAAACGTTCTCCGCTTCCGCTTCTTTTTTGTTTCGTTCTACTTTATACGATTTGGTCGTTTATCGGCCGTTCTCCTGGGGAGGAAAAAACGGATTCTCGTTTGGAAAGAATCGAAAGTGTGGGCCGCGACATTCAAAAGGGAAATCTTCTGGGAATTCAACCTTGGATGTTTCCGGGGGACTACTCGAGTGAACGAAATTTTTTGGCGAAGATCGATTCTTATCTGATCCAAGCCGACCGCGCAAAATTCTTAAATCCAAAGACGATCGTAGTTTTTCCCGAATACTTAGGAACTTGGCTCGTGATCGCCGAAGAAAAAAATTCGGTCGCAAGATCGGAAAAGATCGAAGACGCGATGCAAACCTTGGTTCTCAGCAATCCGATTTTCTTTATACGAAGTCTTTTATCGGCCCGAGGCGCGGACGGCGTTCGAGACGCGCTTTTTAGAATGAAATCGGATAGGATGTCGTCCATCTATTCGAACGTATTTTCGTCCTTGGCTCGTAAGTATAAGATTACGATCGTCGCGGGATCGATTCTTCTTCCCGAACCGACGATCGAATCGGGTAGGATTCGCATCGGAACCGGATCTTTGAAGAACGTCTCTTTCGTGTTTTTACCGGACGGTTCCGTCGCCGAAAATTCTCCCCAAAAAATATATCCGATCGAGGATGAGAAGCCGTTTGTAGCCGCGTCTCCAAGGGAGAATCTAAGATCGATCCAAAGCCCCGCCGGTAGGATCGGCGTTTTGGTTTGCGCCGATTCTTGGTATCCGGAGGTCTACGAAACATTCAAAAAGCAGAATGTAGATTTCATCGTCGTTCCCTCGTATGTGGCTCCGAACGGGGCAATGTCCGAGATTTGGAAGGGTTATAACGGTTCTTCGAACCCGGCCGACGTTCGTTCGGAGGACATAGGTAAGATTGTCGAAGGCGAGGCTTGGTTGAAATACGCGATGGCGGGAAGACTTTCCAAGTCCGGAGCGACTCATGGGATCAACGTATTCTTAAGAGGTTCTCTTTGGGATCTTGGTAGCGACGGTGAGACCATTCTTGTTCAACATTCTCAAGTGAAGACCTTTCCGAAGATCGAAGGAGCAAGCATCGTAAACCTCTGGTTAAATTAG
- a CDS encoding DUF2878 family protein, with translation MFFTTTEPFQNPKRLILLALGGGIGLALCDQIHVQFDVLRYFHSGVFGQAWWVAPQFILATFFMYFGASVFRKEIEAFEIRDFTLSLVWFVAAYFASGLFAGTPITLAVIYLATWLFRIVFSQERKSLAIFSVLLAICGTSAEALISNAGFFVYNRPDFLLVPIWLPGLYLHGAPLIWSLISWVKKR, from the coding sequence ATGTTTTTTACGACTACGGAACCGTTTCAAAATCCGAAAAGGCTGATCCTTTTGGCGCTTGGAGGAGGAATTGGTCTTGCCCTTTGCGATCAAATCCACGTTCAATTTGACGTTCTGCGTTACTTTCATTCCGGAGTTTTCGGTCAGGCTTGGTGGGTTGCGCCCCAGTTCATACTTGCAACTTTCTTTATGTATTTCGGGGCTTCGGTTTTTAGAAAGGAAATCGAAGCGTTCGAAATTCGAGATTTCACCTTGAGTCTTGTTTGGTTCGTCGCGGCGTATTTTGCGAGCGGGCTTTTTGCGGGAACTCCTATCACTCTCGCCGTTATCTATCTTGCCACTTGGTTGTTTCGGATCGTTTTTTCGCAGGAAAGAAAGTCCCTGGCGATTTTTTCGGTTCTTCTTGCGATTTGCGGAACAAGCGCGGAAGCATTGATTTCAAACGCGGGTTTTTTCGTCTATAACCGACCCGATTTTCTTTTGGTTCCGATTTGGCTCCCCGGTTTGTATCTACACGGAGCGCCTTTGATCTGGAGTTTGATTTCCTGGGTTAAAAAAAGATAG
- a CDS encoding NADH-quinone oxidoreductase subunit N, whose protein sequence is MNLIPNVLDLFSILPALILAGGGVFLICLSVLFKTKEFLIVRYVAGLILLIAFASVFYTAFRFPGNGIYFGGQIENSVLSFWLNLIYISMAIGTAAVVPRILKNHKIEFPEFYPLLLFATCGMMLMTAGQDFILVFVALELMSICLYILIGMARSDLFSLEATLKYFLLGSFSSGFMLMGIAFLFGGSGSTNISVALKPLIIAGYQGNFAKIGLVLFITGVAFKIALFPYHAWTPDAYEGALTPVTGYMSTAAKAASIGLLLVLYSKLPLPLEDSTWAWLPGILALLSMVYGNLLALKQENLKRMLAYSSIAHAGYIVAGISAGIKEEVLFYLIVYSFMSLGAFAILAYLEDGTRQVTFFSVQSLSGAKPFTAIAINIFFMSLAGVPPFGGFWAKLFLFQKLAESEHLMNRILLIGGVMNSALALYYYLRIGIATFMSSDEGEISRNHSAPYSIGVTVIVVICFFMVALGWFLLVPGNLLAIGALQYLSY, encoded by the coding sequence ATGAATTTAATACCGAACGTTCTCGATTTATTTTCCATTCTTCCCGCGCTGATATTGGCCGGTGGCGGGGTATTCTTAATCTGTTTATCCGTTCTGTTTAAAACAAAAGAATTTTTGATCGTACGATATGTGGCCGGTCTGATTCTTCTCATAGCGTTTGCGAGCGTCTTTTATACCGCGTTTCGGTTTCCCGGAAACGGAATCTATTTCGGCGGACAGATCGAAAACTCGGTCTTATCCTTTTGGCTCAATCTGATCTATATCTCGATGGCGATCGGAACCGCGGCCGTCGTTCCGAGAATATTAAAGAATCATAAGATAGAATTCCCCGAATTCTATCCTTTATTGTTGTTCGCGACCTGCGGAATGATGCTGATGACCGCCGGACAGGATTTTATTCTCGTGTTCGTTGCGCTCGAACTGATGAGCATCTGTCTTTACATTCTGATCGGAATGGCTCGAAGCGATTTGTTTTCGCTCGAAGCGACTCTCAAATACTTTCTCTTAGGAAGTTTTTCATCCGGCTTTATGCTGATGGGAATCGCTTTCCTATTCGGAGGAAGCGGATCTACGAATATTTCAGTCGCGTTGAAGCCGCTCATCATCGCGGGTTATCAGGGAAATTTTGCGAAGATCGGTCTTGTGTTGTTCATAACGGGTGTCGCGTTTAAGATCGCGCTCTTTCCATATCACGCATGGACCCCGGACGCATACGAAGGAGCTTTGACTCCTGTAACCGGTTATATGTCCACAGCGGCGAAAGCGGCTTCGATCGGATTGTTGCTCGTTCTTTATTCTAAACTTCCACTTCCGCTGGAAGACAGCACTTGGGCTTGGTTGCCAGGAATTCTCGCGTTGTTGTCGATGGTATACGGAAACCTTCTCGCATTAAAACAGGAAAATTTAAAGCGAATGCTTGCGTATTCCTCGATCGCACACGCGGGTTATATCGTCGCGGGGATTTCGGCAGGAATCAAGGAAGAGGTTCTATTTTATCTCATCGTATATTCTTTTATGAGTTTGGGAGCGTTCGCGATTCTTGCGTATCTCGAAGATGGAACAAGACAGGTAACGTTCTTTTCGGTTCAGTCCTTATCGGGAGCGAAACCGTTTACGGCGATTGCGATCAATATTTTCTTTATGTCTTTGGCGGGAGTTCCACCGTTCGGAGGATTTTGGGCGAAGTTGTTTCTCTTTCAAAAGCTCGCCGAGTCCGAACATCTAATGAATCGAATTCTTCTCATCGGCGGTGTGATGAATTCCGCGCTCGCACTTTATTACTATCTTCGAATCGGAATCGCGACCTTTATGAGTAGCGACGAGGGAGAAATTTCCCGCAACCATTCCGCGCCTTACAGCATCGGAGTCACGGTCATCGTGGTGATCTGTTTCTTTATGGTCGCACTCGGTTGGTTCTTGCTCGTTCCCGGAAATCTTTTAGCCATCGGCGCCTTGCAATATTTGAGCTATTGA
- the srp gene encoding sigma factor SigX-regulated lipoprotein: protein MIQKITTALFLTLTLAYCGGNNEDHSKNDLALLLALQPQGLGVSGVYASLNARSSSGGGQAFYSNGSVSPYSLISQSQDCAQGGKMTLTGDITMNATATSATAQFNNAKTVFESCKQTVPLVDGSENSTAIAVIEGEIQRNGQASIVIDPTSTSALTKATGNATERIQSSTYKVNGYLYPKFDITFTRNNSKLTLENMNDLDKAYIGMEETVQVSGTMGTETINSSYSYKSRIKLR from the coding sequence ATGATTCAAAAAATCACAACGGCGTTGTTCCTAACGTTAACTCTTGCGTATTGCGGCGGTAACAACGAGGATCATTCGAAGAACGATTTGGCTCTTCTTTTGGCGCTTCAACCTCAGGGTTTGGGAGTTTCTGGAGTTTACGCTTCTCTCAACGCGAGAAGTTCAAGCGGCGGAGGGCAGGCGTTTTATTCAAACGGAAGCGTTTCTCCGTATTCTTTGATCTCCCAGTCCCAGGATTGTGCGCAGGGTGGAAAGATGACATTAACCGGAGATATCACGATGAACGCGACCGCCACGAGTGCAACCGCACAATTCAACAATGCAAAAACGGTTTTCGAGTCTTGTAAACAAACCGTTCCTTTGGTGGATGGAAGCGAGAATTCGACTGCAATCGCGGTGATCGAAGGTGAAATTCAAAGAAACGGTCAGGCAAGTATCGTGATCGATCCGACTTCTACTTCCGCTTTGACGAAGGCGACCGGAAACGCGACCGAAAGAATTCAATCCAGCACATACAAGGTGAACGGATATCTTTATCCTAAATTCGATATTACGTTTACGAGAAATAATTCCAAGCTGACCCTGGAGAACATGAACGATCTGGATAAGGCTTACATTGGGATGGAAGAAACGGTTCAAGTGAGCGGAACGATGGGAACGGAAACTATCAATTCTTCTTATTCTTACAAATCTAGAATTAAACTTCGTTGA
- a CDS encoding DUF773 domain-containing protein, with protein MSLFLFETFSDNFQTKHKEVASGKWFGLNTLNLDGKPFAAFFEGELVLKLGAEKIAEILDRYPGAKLFDPSRNNRAMKDWLQIPVEFQEDWDSLGESALILAQKAAKAGTPAKKKAAPKKAAKKKVAAKKKSAPKKKAAKPKKASAKKAKAKVKPKKKVAAKKKVAKKKTAAKKKRR; from the coding sequence ATGTCACTATTTCTTTTTGAAACCTTTTCTGATAACTTTCAAACCAAACACAAGGAAGTCGCTTCCGGTAAGTGGTTCGGTTTAAACACTTTGAATCTAGACGGAAAACCCTTTGCGGCTTTTTTCGAAGGCGAACTCGTTCTTAAACTCGGAGCGGAAAAAATCGCTGAGATTTTAGACCGTTATCCGGGCGCAAAACTCTTCGATCCTTCCAGAAACAACAGAGCGATGAAAGACTGGCTTCAGATTCCGGTCGAATTCCAAGAAGATTGGGATTCTTTGGGGGAAAGCGCCTTGATTCTCGCTCAAAAGGCGGCCAAAGCGGGAACTCCTGCGAAGAAAAAAGCGGCTCCTAAAAAAGCCGCGAAGAAGAAAGTCGCCGCTAAGAAAAAGAGCGCTCCAAAGAAGAAGGCCGCTAAACCTAAAAAGGCTTCCGCGAAAAAGGCGAAAGCTAAGGTAAAACCGAAGAAGAAGGTTGCGGCTAAGAAAAAAGTCGCTAAGAAAAAGACCGCGGCTAAAAAGAAGAGAAGATAA
- a CDS encoding RNA polymerase sigma factor: MNQNTKDRVFDFDGLYSRNYEKIFRFLISKNASREEADEVCQETFIKVLNHWDKFDPSKGNETSWMITIAKNLFLDLVKKKTLIETKVVIDSEKILNSISKEQTKGEEESRRHYKILNETVESLPHLEKNIIVLRFLRKHTIKETAELLGISVRTVNRKTYAALTVLRQKLQKLNFDYEGI; encoded by the coding sequence ATGAATCAGAACACAAAAGATCGAGTTTTCGATTTTGACGGTTTGTATTCGAGGAACTACGAAAAAATTTTTCGATTTCTCATTAGCAAAAACGCATCCCGAGAAGAAGCCGACGAAGTTTGTCAGGAAACCTTCATCAAAGTTTTGAATCATTGGGATAAGTTCGATCCATCCAAAGGAAACGAAACGTCTTGGATGATTACGATCGCCAAAAATCTTTTTTTGGATCTGGTCAAAAAGAAGACGCTTATCGAAACAAAAGTGGTTATCGATTCCGAGAAGATTTTGAATTCGATCTCCAAAGAACAAACGAAGGGCGAGGAAGAATCGAGACGTCATTATAAAATTCTGAACGAAACCGTGGAAAGTCTGCCTCATTTGGAAAAAAATATAATCGTACTTCGTTTTTTAAGGAAGCATACGATCAAAGAAACGGCGGAGTTGCTGGGAATATCCGTAAGAACTGTTAACCGAAAAACGTATGCGGCGCTAACGGTTCTGAGGCAAAAATTGCAAAAGTTGAATTTCGATTACGAAGGTATATAG
- a CDS encoding TIGR04452 family lipoprotein, translated as MRFPLQTGRSFLFLVLFGLNCAYANINPSLITGVEAKQIISDRLLLSQLVYIMALNEPEPLHSNAVAGLTLTVLIPDGLGIDEKKMYQKDAVNECADQIFLVSLVSTGLTSFICKASNPPISIPVISRKL; from the coding sequence ATGCGCTTCCCATTACAAACCGGTCGATCGTTTCTTTTCTTAGTCCTCTTCGGACTCAATTGCGCATACGCGAATATAAATCCGAGTTTAATCACCGGAGTCGAAGCCAAACAAATCATCTCGGATCGATTGCTTCTTAGCCAATTGGTTTATATCATGGCCTTAAACGAGCCTGAGCCACTTCATTCCAACGCGGTCGCGGGTTTGACTCTTACGGTTTTGATTCCGGACGGGTTGGGCATCGACGAGAAAAAGATGTATCAAAAGGACGCCGTGAACGAATGTGCGGATCAGATCTTTCTCGTTTCCTTGGTTTCTACCGGGCTAACCTCCTTTATTTGTAAGGCAAGCAACCCACCGATTAGCATCCCAGTAATCAGTAGAAAATTATAA
- a CDS encoding NADH-quinone oxidoreductase subunit M encodes MDFPPFILSIFLFLPLIGVPFLFLSNKVYWLRFIAGTFTLVPFLIIVGLYFEYDPSNASLQFVDRIRDIVVSGNLRVDYHIGLDGFSLLLCGMSSMLFFLSTLATWSSITNRIREFYIYLMIVEMSVHGVFLSGNLVLFYIFWEAMVSPMVLMVGIWGEDQRVKAAIKYLIFSFTGSVLMLAGILILYFKTGTIVIEELSTGLLPEIPKNIRLFMFFAFVLAFAIKVPLFPLHTWMPDVHSQAPTVGSVDLSGILLKIGLYGFIRLAIPLFPEEMLEYRELLGGLSIAGIIYGAVIAMAQENSKRVVAFSSLSHMSFCMLGILSFTEEGMAGGMLQMLNHGFTAGMLFFMLGMLHERIGNNDIAKAGGLSKLLPVFSVFFAIAVFSSLGVPGTNSFIGEFLIILGSIKANVVYGALAATGVVFAAGYLLLFAKRMIFGEPSKNLIEHHDLNLKEWAILVPTVIMIFWIGIYPKPFLRVLEPSVKVALNSASMKVIEERSLKEKDLSDKPFERKFTSYKSLGTEPARYEERLKGFPSKYALPESIRKGKETSPEGDEEAQK; translated from the coding sequence TTGGATTTCCCGCCGTTTATATTAAGTATTTTTTTATTTCTGCCTCTGATCGGAGTGCCGTTCTTATTCTTATCCAATAAGGTTTATTGGTTACGATTTATAGCGGGAACTTTCACTCTCGTTCCGTTTTTAATCATCGTAGGTTTGTATTTTGAATACGATCCTTCGAACGCTTCTTTACAATTCGTGGATAGAATCCGAGACATCGTAGTTTCCGGAAATCTGAGAGTGGACTATCATATCGGACTCGACGGTTTTAGTCTTCTTCTTTGCGGAATGTCTTCGATGTTGTTCTTTCTTTCGACGCTTGCGACCTGGTCGAGCATCACCAATCGAATCCGAGAATTTTACATTTATCTAATGATCGTAGAGATGAGCGTTCACGGAGTTTTTCTTTCGGGAAATCTCGTATTGTTCTACATCTTCTGGGAAGCGATGGTTTCTCCGATGGTTCTTATGGTGGGAATCTGGGGTGAGGATCAGCGCGTAAAGGCCGCGATCAAGTATCTGATCTTTTCGTTTACCGGTTCCGTTTTGATGCTTGCAGGAATTCTAATCTTGTATTTTAAAACGGGAACGATCGTCATCGAGGAATTGTCCACCGGACTTCTTCCGGAGATTCCGAAAAACATCCGTTTGTTTATGTTCTTCGCATTCGTTCTTGCGTTTGCGATTAAGGTTCCTTTGTTTCCTCTGCATACTTGGATGCCGGACGTTCACTCTCAGGCGCCCACGGTCGGTTCCGTCGACCTTTCGGGGATCTTGTTGAAGATCGGATTGTACGGATTTATACGTCTGGCGATTCCACTTTTCCCGGAAGAGATGTTGGAATACAGAGAACTACTCGGCGGTTTATCCATCGCAGGAATCATATACGGAGCCGTCATCGCGATGGCACAGGAGAATTCCAAACGAGTTGTCGCATTCTCATCCTTATCACACATGAGTTTTTGTATGCTCGGGATTTTGAGTTTCACCGAAGAAGGAATGGCCGGTGGAATGCTTCAGATGTTGAACCACGGATTCACCGCGGGAATGCTTTTCTTTATGTTAGGAATGTTGCATGAAAGAATCGGCAACAACGACATCGCAAAGGCGGGCGGTTTGTCCAAATTGCTTCCCGTGTTTTCGGTGTTCTTTGCGATCGCCGTGTTCTCTTCGCTCGGAGTTCCCGGAACGAACAGCTTTATCGGAGAATTTTTAATCATACTCGGAAGCATCAAGGCGAACGTCGTATACGGTGCGTTAGCCGCTACCGGCGTCGTATTCGCCGCGGGTTATCTTTTGTTGTTCGCAAAAAGAATGATCTTCGGAGAACCTTCCAAAAATCTGATCGAACACCATGATCTAAATCTCAAGGAATGGGCGATTCTCGTTCCGACCGTAATCATGATTTTTTGGATCGGAATCTATCCGAAACCTTTCCTTAGAGTTCTGGAACCGTCCGTCAAAGTCGCATTAAATTCCGCGTCCATGAAAGTGATCGAAGAACGTTCTCTTAAGGAAAAGGATCTGAGCGATAAACCTTTCGAAAGAAAGTTCACGTCTTACAAATCCTTGGGAACGGAACCGGCTCGTTACGAAGAACGTCTCAAAGGATTTCCGAGCAAATACGCGTTACCGGAATCGATCCGAAAAGGAAAGGAAACCTCGCCTGAAGGGGACGAGGAGGCGCAAAAATGA
- a CDS encoding LA_0442/LA_0875 N-terminal domain-containing protein codes for MTLVRQKVFLILCFALFCFVSKIDAKSILLKNGRKITNVDVKPIANGFEITHKNGKKETVSLKEVQKIFISNDLPTKIRFKENQKDKSEITQISNQVPTRIPSDREKNFEEKQIPFVPKQKSGLSVFAEGLIPGWSRLVRNDSNSLKSLGFFLMFAELFLAYESYIYLSPAESVAKSSVNVPISPGEIAVLALNDTKLTTVLVLNRIHWQSSQIVLSNGRIMQQGLYEEEKRTYVSAFVFALILDAFLGYKFENWNVVPSLNVSFREREMSGGITVRF; via the coding sequence ATGACGTTGGTTCGCCAAAAAGTTTTTTTAATTCTTTGTTTCGCGCTTTTTTGTTTCGTATCTAAGATCGATGCGAAGTCGATTTTATTGAAGAATGGTAGAAAAATTACGAACGTGGACGTAAAACCGATCGCAAACGGTTTTGAAATCACACATAAAAACGGAAAAAAGGAAACGGTTTCCCTAAAGGAAGTCCAAAAGATTTTTATCTCAAACGATCTGCCGACAAAGATACGGTTCAAAGAAAATCAAAAGGACAAATCGGAAATCACTCAGATTTCGAATCAGGTTCCAACTCGGATTCCATCCGATCGAGAAAAGAATTTCGAAGAAAAACAAATCCCGTTTGTTCCGAAACAAAAATCGGGCCTATCCGTATTTGCGGAAGGTTTGATTCCGGGTTGGTCTCGTTTGGTTCGAAACGATTCCAATTCTTTAAAGAGTCTGGGATTTTTTCTGATGTTTGCGGAACTCTTTCTCGCATATGAAAGTTATATTTATTTGTCTCCCGCAGAATCCGTCGCCAAATCTTCCGTGAACGTTCCGATCTCTCCCGGCGAAATCGCGGTATTAGCGTTAAACGATACAAAACTGACGACCGTATTGGTTCTCAATCGGATTCATTGGCAATCTTCTCAGATCGTTCTAAGCAACGGAAGAATCATGCAACAAGGTCTTTACGAAGAGGAAAAAAGAACGTATGTTTCCGCGTTCGTATTCGCATTAATTTTGGACGCTTTTCTCGGTTATAAGTTCGAGAATTGGAACGTGGTTCCCAGTCTGAACGTTTCCTTTCGTGAAAGAGAAATGTCCGGCGGAATTACGGTTCGTTTTTAA
- a CDS encoding globin, with product MNLTENQFRSLVDSFEIINLDRIKFAELFFLFLKENSPKYEDIFSRLQLEEVRSFMGSARNIALTGAQSIHQEKAIHTFGMECIKLCNRADEIFLLEKAWIFAMEEWLGPWFTHEIEESWKEVFKIIYVSSSETLQWG from the coding sequence ATGAACCTCACAGAAAATCAATTCCGAAGTTTAGTCGATTCCTTTGAAATCATCAATCTGGATCGAATTAAGTTCGCCGAATTGTTCTTTCTTTTTCTCAAGGAAAACAGCCCGAAATACGAGGATATATTTTCCAGACTTCAATTGGAAGAAGTGAGATCGTTTATGGGTTCCGCGAGAAACATCGCGTTAACGGGCGCTCAAAGCATTCACCAAGAAAAGGCGATTCATACTTTCGGAATGGAATGTATCAAACTCTGCAACCGAGCCGACGAAATTTTTCTTTTGGAAAAGGCTTGGATCTTTGCCATGGAAGAATGGTTGGGACCTTGGTTCACGCACGAGATCGAAGAAAGTTGGAAAGAAGTTTTTAAGATAATCTATGTTTCCTCTTCGGAAACCCTTCAATGGGGTTAA
- a CDS encoding alpha/beta hydrolase, with product MKILKWTLGIVGTLALFLVVTFYAETPKYEYKPTPLHADFDSYYREKIEISRNKKARPDNEEKLVRYSPGKTEYAILYIHGFGASRAEGEEVTDKLAKDLKANLYYLRLPGHGTNLEDHRDSTFAEILQDSETALLESEKLGNKTILIGTSMGGLISTYLAAKYPDKVHALILASPFYDFTSALGGIYQFSWGKEFAHLVMGKIRKSTEEQKKEPAAAFWYRDQYLAAVQNLSDLREYVLGTDPFSKITSPVLMFYYFKNDKEQDASASVQSMLNAFKKVNENGKASPLNKAVRIELGNHVLFSKYMKSDKDLILKEEEEFIQRVFAPKK from the coding sequence ATGAAGATACTCAAGTGGACCCTGGGAATCGTCGGAACCCTTGCCCTATTTCTCGTCGTCACCTTCTATGCAGAAACTCCTAAATATGAATACAAGCCGACTCCGCTCCACGCGGATTTCGATTCCTATTATCGCGAAAAGATAGAAATCAGTCGGAACAAAAAGGCGAGACCGGACAACGAGGAAAAACTCGTTCGTTATTCTCCCGGCAAAACGGAATATGCAATTCTTTACATACACGGTTTCGGAGCTTCTCGAGCCGAAGGTGAGGAAGTAACGGACAAACTCGCAAAGGATCTAAAAGCAAATCTTTACTACCTTCGTCTTCCCGGTCATGGAACCAACTTGGAAGATCACAGAGATTCGACCTTTGCCGAAATTCTTCAGGATTCTGAAACGGCTCTTTTGGAATCGGAGAAACTCGGTAACAAAACGATTCTGATCGGAACAAGTATGGGCGGATTGATTTCTACTTACTTGGCCGCGAAATATCCCGATAAGGTGCACGCTTTGATTCTTGCTTCTCCCTTTTACGATTTTACGAGCGCTCTCGGAGGAATTTATCAATTCTCCTGGGGAAAAGAATTCGCACATCTCGTGATGGGAAAAATCCGTAAGTCCACGGAAGAACAAAAAAAAGAACCGGCCGCCGCGTTTTGGTATAGAGATCAGTATCTCGCCGCGGTTCAAAATCTTTCGGATCTAAGAGAATACGTCCTCGGAACCGATCCGTTTTCCAAGATCACTTCTCCCGTTTTGATGTTTTATTACTTTAAAAACGATAAGGAACAGGACGCGTCCGCATCCGTTCAATCGATGTTAAACGCATTCAAAAAAGTGAATGAGAATGGAAAAGCGAGTCCTTTGAACAAGGCCGTGAGGATCGAACTGGGAAATCACGTATTGTTTTCCAAATACATGAAAAGCGACAAGGATTTGATTCTAAAGGAAGAAGAGGAATTCATCCAAAGAGTTTTCGCTCCCAAGAAGTGA
- the rsx gene encoding LIMLP_03685 family anti-sigma factor, whose protein sequence is MRNNSNFTRRAKMQKAISNEMTRNELGDFLSDPLSKKEFFELMKLKNQIGRLNVQTHPFTDVSIRAQERIFDFKNFFLAAASVLILSTLAIYFMFFRFHRNELSIVRSITTGQCSIDQNPNGKEILFKAEEDSFCDYRMEGDLGLTLRLLPNSEFYVVQNGNEADLNLNYGIVLFTTHKNRSFLKIRSKAKTLSSELLGTTLVLIANSSLKQYKILVLDGAIRVKEFGVQGMEPEVRVGYEIVKDYVDVGNQNESDSNTPMIGISKIESNTFKKYRILSKHSESILNEESNKNEHHDEKTISILRKETGISERTPTYKIVLKNGKNFRGYVEETDRFYILTDAEGKKTEIDKKDIEELELIPSEN, encoded by the coding sequence GTGAGAAACAATTCCAATTTTACTCGAAGAGCGAAAATGCAAAAAGCGATCTCCAATGAAATGACGAGGAACGAACTCGGAGATTTCCTTTCGGATCCTTTATCCAAGAAAGAATTTTTCGAATTGATGAAACTCAAAAATCAAATCGGACGTTTGAACGTTCAAACCCATCCGTTTACGGACGTTTCGATCCGCGCCCAAGAAAGAATTTTCGATTTTAAAAATTTCTTTCTGGCCGCCGCGAGCGTTTTGATTCTTTCCACACTTGCGATTTATTTTATGTTCTTTCGATTTCATCGAAACGAATTGTCGATCGTTCGTTCCATCACCACGGGACAATGTTCGATCGATCAAAATCCGAACGGAAAAGAAATTCTTTTTAAGGCGGAAGAAGATTCTTTCTGCGATTATAGAATGGAAGGCGACCTCGGATTGACTCTGCGACTTCTACCGAATTCCGAATTTTACGTCGTACAGAACGGAAACGAAGCGGATCTAAATCTAAACTACGGAATCGTTTTGTTTACTACGCATAAAAATCGTTCCTTTTTAAAAATTCGTTCTAAGGCGAAGACGCTTTCCTCCGAACTTTTGGGAACTACCCTCGTTTTGATCGCGAATTCTTCCTTAAAACAATATAAGATTTTGGTGTTAGACGGAGCGATTCGAGTGAAAGAATTCGGCGTGCAGGGTATGGAACCGGAAGTTCGAGTCGGTTACGAAATCGTAAAGGACTACGTAGACGTAGGGAATCAAAACGAATCCGATTCGAATACTCCTATGATCGGAATTTCAAAAATCGAATCGAACACATTCAAAAAATATAGAATTCTTTCGAAACATTCCGAATCGATCTTAAACGAAGAATCGAATAAAAACGAACATCACGACGAAAAAACGATCTCCATTCTCCGGAAGGAAACCGGAATTTCGGAACGGACTCCGACTTACAAGATCGTTCTTAAAAACGGAAAAAACTTTCGAGGCTACGTGGAGGAAACGGATCGTTTCTACATTCTTACCGACGCAGAAGGAAAAAAAACCGAAATCGACAAAAAGGATATCGAAGAATTGGAACTGATCCCTTCCGAAAATTAG